In Nerophis ophidion isolate RoL-2023_Sa linkage group LG03, RoL_Noph_v1.0, whole genome shotgun sequence, the following are encoded in one genomic region:
- the ccdc65 gene encoding dynein regulatory complex subunit 2 isoform X1 has protein sequence MPRKVKRGGGASDEEEEFQQQRGRVKDPQETGRKREELLTLFLKDKVEREERNSAVNLAKLDRGWRVVLCRTKSAELRRDVIILRRTFERQLDGLDDVIKSLTCDLQQAEQQSAQVRRRHQQHVAHMRALQDERLVFVRRRWEGSLRRISARFIAERSDTAEEAQRRQVRLEDTAFSLDSQHQDVMRAVRQVYGESMAAWRSAQQDRVAALRGADAEKLAEKRRKMQESAEACGSALGQMSRNQRLVHMTDVDVKRVRRLQSAVIALRTKLGSLETSTACEVGGIAAAKAEINEKTGRLRDHLARARQAARKQLADLALQSDTAANKLQMVIGKGEKVLHAATVCHKLEDTLSSSPGGVDSQWPAQPTATDVSHILSQHGEGVINQSSSPQTFPEVRQLTRRLNSALLLRDALVNHQEALRRDNQQLRLLLRRRLDNMRVGDNAALHGSHAPLSVKSALTTPSPPFGAGRPTVVEAALAAKHLL, from the exons ATGCCGAGGAAGGTGAAGAGAGGAGGCGGTGCCTCAGATGAGGAGGAGGAGTTTCAGCAGCAACGTGGGCGAGTGAAGGACCCGCAGGAAACGGGCAGAAAGAGGGAAGAGCTTCTGACGCTCTTCCTAAAG GACAAAGTCGAGCGCGAGGAGAGGAACTCGGCCGTCAACCTGGCGAAGCTGGACCGCGGCTGGCGAGTGGTCCTGTGTCGGACAAAATCAGCCGAGCTGCGGCGTGATGTCATCATACTGCGTCGCACTTTTGAGCGGCAGCTGGACggcctggatgatgtcatcaag AGCTTGACATGTGACCTGCAGCAGGCGGAGCAGCAGTCGGCTCAGGTGCGGCGCCGCCACCAGCAACACGTGGCGCACATGCGAGCCCTGCAGGACGAGCGGCTGGTGTTCGTGCGGCGTCGTTGGGAGGGGAGTCTGAGGCGCATTAGTGCCAGATTCATTGCCGAAAG GAGCGACACGGCGGAAGAGGCGCAGCGGCGGCAGGTGCGTCTGGAGGACACAGCGTTCTCGTTGGACTCGCAGCACCAGGACGTGATGCGCGCCGTGCGTCAGGTGTACGGCGAGAGCATGGCGGCTTGGCGGAGCGCCCAGCAGGACCGG GTGGCGGCGCTGCGTGGCGCCGACGCGGAGAAGCTGGCAGAGAAGCGTCGTAAAATGCAGGAATCGGCGGAAGCGTGCGGCTCCGCCCTCGGCCAGATGTCCAGAAACCAGCGTCTGGTCCACATGACCGACGTGGACGTGAAGCGAGTGCGGCGGCTACAG AGCGCTGTTATCGCCCTGCGGACCAAGCTCGGCTCCTTGGAGACATCGACGGCGTGCGAGGTGGGCGGCATCGCGGCAGCGAAGGCAGAAATTAATGAAAAAACCGGCAGGCTTCGGGATCACCTGGCCAGAGCACGCCAGGCTGCGAGGAAGCAGCTCGCTGACCTCGCGCTCCAAAGTGACACCGCCGCCAATAAACTGCAGATGGTGATAGGCAAG GGTGAGAAAGTTCTACATGCCGCTACGGTGTGTCACAAGCTGGAAGACACTTTATCGTCATCACCAGGGGGCGTTGACAGCCAGTGGCCGGCCCAGCCAACAGCAACAGATGTATCTCACATCCTGTCGCAACATGGCGAGGGCGTAATTAACCAGTCTTCGTCCCCGCAGACGTTCCCTGAGGTGCGTCAACTGACTCGCCGTCTTAACAGTGCTCTGCTTCTGCGAGACGCTCTGGTCAATCACCAAGAGGCGCTGCGGCGAGACAACCAACAGTTAAGGCTCCTCCTGCGCCGCCGCCTCGACAACATGAGGGTCGGCGACAACGCAGCACTTCACGGAAGCCACGCCCCGCTGTCCGTCAAATCCGCACTGACAACGCCAAGCCCCCCCTTTGGCGCTGGGCGTCCCACTGTCGTCGAGGCAGCCCTCGCAGCCAAACACCTGCTGTGA
- the ccdc65 gene encoding dynein regulatory complex subunit 2 isoform X2, translating into MPRKVKRGGGASDEEEEFQQQRGRVKDPQETGRKREELLTLFLKDKVEREERNSAVNLAKLDRGWRVVLCRTKSAELRRDVIILRRTFERQLDGLDDVIKSLTCDLQQAEQQSAQVRRRHQQHVAHMRALQDERLVFVRRRWEGSLRRISARFIAERSDTAEEAQRRQVRLEDTAFSLDSQHQDVMRAVRQVYGESMAAWRSAQQDRVAALRGADAEKLAEKRRKMQESAEACGSALGQMSRNQRLVHMTDVDVKRVRRLQSAVIALRTKLGSLETSTACEVGGIAAAKAEINEKTGRLRDHLARARQAARKQLADLALQSDTAANKLQMGEKVLHAATVCHKLEDTLSSSPGGVDSQWPAQPTATDVSHILSQHGEGVINQSSSPQTFPEVRQLTRRLNSALLLRDALVNHQEALRRDNQQLRLLLRRRLDNMRVGDNAALHGSHAPLSVKSALTTPSPPFGAGRPTVVEAALAAKHLL; encoded by the exons ATGCCGAGGAAGGTGAAGAGAGGAGGCGGTGCCTCAGATGAGGAGGAGGAGTTTCAGCAGCAACGTGGGCGAGTGAAGGACCCGCAGGAAACGGGCAGAAAGAGGGAAGAGCTTCTGACGCTCTTCCTAAAG GACAAAGTCGAGCGCGAGGAGAGGAACTCGGCCGTCAACCTGGCGAAGCTGGACCGCGGCTGGCGAGTGGTCCTGTGTCGGACAAAATCAGCCGAGCTGCGGCGTGATGTCATCATACTGCGTCGCACTTTTGAGCGGCAGCTGGACggcctggatgatgtcatcaag AGCTTGACATGTGACCTGCAGCAGGCGGAGCAGCAGTCGGCTCAGGTGCGGCGCCGCCACCAGCAACACGTGGCGCACATGCGAGCCCTGCAGGACGAGCGGCTGGTGTTCGTGCGGCGTCGTTGGGAGGGGAGTCTGAGGCGCATTAGTGCCAGATTCATTGCCGAAAG GAGCGACACGGCGGAAGAGGCGCAGCGGCGGCAGGTGCGTCTGGAGGACACAGCGTTCTCGTTGGACTCGCAGCACCAGGACGTGATGCGCGCCGTGCGTCAGGTGTACGGCGAGAGCATGGCGGCTTGGCGGAGCGCCCAGCAGGACCGG GTGGCGGCGCTGCGTGGCGCCGACGCGGAGAAGCTGGCAGAGAAGCGTCGTAAAATGCAGGAATCGGCGGAAGCGTGCGGCTCCGCCCTCGGCCAGATGTCCAGAAACCAGCGTCTGGTCCACATGACCGACGTGGACGTGAAGCGAGTGCGGCGGCTACAG AGCGCTGTTATCGCCCTGCGGACCAAGCTCGGCTCCTTGGAGACATCGACGGCGTGCGAGGTGGGCGGCATCGCGGCAGCGAAGGCAGAAATTAATGAAAAAACCGGCAGGCTTCGGGATCACCTGGCCAGAGCACGCCAGGCTGCGAGGAAGCAGCTCGCTGACCTCGCGCTCCAAAGTGACACCGCCGCCAATAAACTGCAGATG GGTGAGAAAGTTCTACATGCCGCTACGGTGTGTCACAAGCTGGAAGACACTTTATCGTCATCACCAGGGGGCGTTGACAGCCAGTGGCCGGCCCAGCCAACAGCAACAGATGTATCTCACATCCTGTCGCAACATGGCGAGGGCGTAATTAACCAGTCTTCGTCCCCGCAGACGTTCCCTGAGGTGCGTCAACTGACTCGCCGTCTTAACAGTGCTCTGCTTCTGCGAGACGCTCTGGTCAATCACCAAGAGGCGCTGCGGCGAGACAACCAACAGTTAAGGCTCCTCCTGCGCCGCCGCCTCGACAACATGAGGGTCGGCGACAACGCAGCACTTCACGGAAGCCACGCCCCGCTGTCCGTCAAATCCGCACTGACAACGCCAAGCCCCCCCTTTGGCGCTGGGCGTCCCACTGTCGTCGAGGCAGCCCTCGCAGCCAAACACCTGCTGTGA